Genomic window (Egicoccus halophilus):
GACGGATCGTCGAGCAGCGCCCACAGGCGGGGCGCGACGTCCGAGGGTGCGAGCAGGGCCCCGTCCTCGTGCAGACGCCGGAAGCGCTCCACGCCCGGGAAGTCCTCGGCGTCGGTGGCACGGATGCGTTCCTGCATGCCGGTCGCGACCACCCCGGGCGCCACGGCGAGCACGACACACCCGCCCCGCTGCGCCTGTTCCTGCCCGACGGCACGTACCCAGTGGTCGCCGGCGGCTTTCGCGGCCCCGTAGGCAGCCCAGCCGGGACGTGCGGTCCGCGCGGCGCCGGACGAGATCAGCAGCAGCTCCCGGCGGATCGGCAGGTCGCGGAGGGCCGCGAGCACGGCGTGCCCGACGACCTGCGTGGCGGCACTGTTGAGCAGGACGTGCCGGGTGTAGGTCGCCGTGTCGACCTCACCGACGAACCCGATGGGCTCGATGGTGCCGGCGTTGTGCACGACCGTGATCCGCTCCCAGCTCCTGTCCGCGACCGTCCGCGCGAACGCCTCGGCGAACGTCGTCCAGTCCTCCGGGTCCGCCAGATCCAACGGCCAATGTTCCCCGCCGGCCGGCGCGCGTCCGGAACGGCTCACGTCGACGCGGTGGGCACCGGCGGGTGCGGCGGCGAGCAGCGCCGCACCGAGACCGGCCGAGCCTCCGGTGACCACGACGAGACGGGACATGTCGGCGACCTTCCTCAGCGGGGAGCGGCGGACGACGGTGCCGACCCGATCCCCGGGGCACCGGCGGCCGCCAGGAAATCGAGCACGTGCCCCGCGAAGCGCCGTGGGGCTTGTTCGGGGAACCCGTGCGCCAGACCGTCGAGGACGGCGAAGCGTGCGCCCGGGATCGCCGCGGCGAGGGTGCGGCCGGCGTCGGGTGGACACAGCGGGTCGTGCTCCCCCGACAGCACCAGCGTCGGTCGGGCGATGTCGCCCAGCACCTCGCGCGCGTCGTGGTGGAGCGCAGCGGCCGTCAGCGCGACGTGCCGGGCGATCCGGTCGTCGGGATGGCCGGGCGGTGGCGCTGCACGCAGCAGCACCTGACGTCGTGCGTGCTCCCGGCCCGTGTAGGAGGCGTCGAGGGCGGCCCGGGCGAAGCCGGTCCAGTCGCGCGCGACCACCGCG
Coding sequences:
- a CDS encoding SDR family NAD(P)-dependent oxidoreductase, encoding MSRLVVVTGGSAGLGAALLAAAPAGAHRVDVSRSGRAPAGGEHWPLDLADPEDWTTFAEAFARTVADRSWERITVVHNAGTIEPIGFVGEVDTATYTRHVLLNSAATQVVGHAVLAALRDLPIRRELLLISSGAARTARPGWAAYGAAKAAGDHWVRAVGQEQAQRGGCVVLAVAPGVVATGMQERIRATDAEDFPGVERFRRLHEDGALLAPSDVAPRLWALLDDPSVSSGDVLDLRDFA